Below is a window of Nocardia asteroides DNA.
AGGGTGATGGTGGGGTCGCGGCGGCAGATCCAGGTGTCGCCGTCGTGCGGTTCGCGGAACACGTCGAGGTGGAAGGCGCCGGTGAACGGGTCACGCAACCAGGTCTGATGCAGCTCGGGGTCGTGCGCCGCGGTGGCGTAGGGGCGCAGGTGGCCGTCGCCGACGACATCCCATTCGTATTCGGGGAACGCCTCGGCGATCTCCGGGAAAGCCGCACGGGGGACACAGATCTCGATGTCGTCGTGGGCGCGGGAGATGCCACCGGCGAACAGATCGATCGCCCAGCCGCCCGCGACCGCCCAGGGGGCGGTGCAGGTTTCGAGGCGGGCGGCCACCACGCTCGGGGTCCACGGATCCCAGCGGCGGTCGGCTTCGGCGGCGGTGATCGGACGGGCGGCG
It encodes the following:
- a CDS encoding nucleotidyltransferase domain-containing protein, whose amino-acid sequence is MSSPDAARPITAAEADRRWDPWTPSVVAARLETCTAPWAVAGGWAIDLFAGGISRAHDDIEICVPRAAFPEIAEAFPEYEWDVVGDGHLRPYATAAHDPELHQTWLRDPFTGAFHLDVFREPHDGDTWICRRDPTITLPYRELVRTTPTGIPYVVPEVVLLFKAKATRPKDDADFRRALPLLTETQRTRLSEWLSRVHPEHPWLSTTSV